The proteins below are encoded in one region of Christensenellaceae bacterium 44-20:
- the rpoC gene encoding DNA-directed RNA polymerase subunit beta' — MFELNTFDSMQIGLASPEKIREWSHGEVKKPETINYRTLKPEKDGLFCERIFGPTKDWECHCGRYKRIRHKGIVCEKCGVEVTRAKVRRERMGHIELAAPVSHIWYFKGIPSRMGLLLDMSPRALEKVLYFASFIVTDPGDTTLEYKQLLTDKEYREAQESFGADAFKAGMGAEAVKELLKKVDLEAECEALRRDLESSSGQKRMRAIKRLEVVEAFRKSGNKPEWMILECVPVIPPEIRPMVPLDGGRFATSDLNDLYRRVINRNNRLTRLLQLKAPDIIVRNEKRMLQEAVDALIDNGRRGRPVTGAGNRALKSLSDMLRGKQGRFRQNLLGKRVDYSGRSVIVVGPELKMSQCGLPKEMALELFKPFVMKKLTDEGLAHNIKSAKRMVEKVRPEVWDVLEEVIKGHPVLLNRAPTLHRLGIQAFEPMLVEGRAIKLHPLACTAYNADFDGDQMAVHVPLSVEAQSEARFLMLAANNILKPQDGKPVVSPTQDMVIGSYYLTILKPGAKGEGSVFASPDEAILAYNTHNIDMQAIIKVRVTREVNGEQKTGIIETSAGRIIFNQAIPQNLGYLDRSIPGNELQYEVNEVVGKKQLGKIVDYCFSALGATETSHVLDKIKAQGFHYSTIGAITVSVSDINIPKEKKEYIAEAEARITKIDRQYQRGFLTNKERKENAVNVWTETTNKVTAALESNLDDFNPINMMARSGARGSINQIRQLAGMRGLMADPSGEIIEVPIRANFREGLTVLEFFISSHGARKGLADTALRTADSGYLTRRLVDVSHNVIVREDDCFARLGEEVQGMWVSDLYSGGNVVEPLADRIRGRVSVDEIRDPATGEVIVGKNAPIDAIQADRIVKAGIKKVQIRTILTCKSEHGVCAKCYGANMATGLPVDIGEAVGVIAAQSIGEPGTQLTMRTFHTGGVATADDITQGLPRVEELFEARKPRGQAVISEVGGTVSVSDVKKKREVFVTPEHGETAVYTIPYGSRMAVQDGDVIEAGDSLTEGSINPADILKIKGIKGVQSYLLSEVQMVYRMQGVEISDKHLEVIIRQMLRKCKIDDAGDTDLLTGETVDIFRFEAENERMAREGGRPAVASRILLGITKAALSTESFLSAASFQETTRVLTDAAIKGKVDSLSGLKENIIIGKLIPAGTGLKRYKNIEAVKNVPNEQIAGQLSGAEAPQEELA; from the coding sequence TTGTTTGAACTCAATACATTTGATTCCATGCAGATTGGCCTTGCGTCGCCTGAGAAAATAAGAGAATGGTCCCACGGCGAGGTGAAAAAACCCGAAACCATCAACTACCGCACATTAAAGCCGGAGAAAGACGGCCTGTTCTGCGAGCGCATCTTCGGGCCGACCAAAGACTGGGAATGCCATTGCGGCCGCTATAAGCGCATCCGCCATAAGGGCATCGTCTGCGAGAAGTGCGGCGTCGAGGTAACCCGGGCGAAAGTGCGCCGGGAGCGCATGGGCCATATCGAGCTGGCCGCGCCTGTCTCGCATATCTGGTATTTTAAGGGCATCCCCTCCCGGATGGGCCTGCTGCTGGATATGTCGCCCCGGGCGCTGGAAAAAGTGCTCTATTTCGCGTCTTTCATCGTTACGGACCCCGGCGATACGACGCTGGAATACAAACAGCTTCTGACGGATAAGGAATACCGGGAAGCCCAGGAGAGCTTTGGCGCAGATGCGTTTAAGGCCGGCATGGGCGCCGAGGCCGTCAAAGAGCTGCTCAAAAAAGTGGATCTGGAGGCCGAGTGCGAGGCGCTGCGCCGGGATCTGGAGAGCTCCTCCGGCCAGAAGCGCATGCGCGCCATCAAGCGCCTGGAAGTAGTGGAGGCGTTCCGCAAATCCGGCAATAAGCCCGAATGGATGATCCTGGAATGCGTCCCGGTTATCCCGCCAGAAATCCGCCCGATGGTTCCGCTGGACGGCGGCCGCTTCGCCACCTCGGATCTCAACGACCTCTACCGCAGAGTCATCAACAGAAATAACCGCCTCACCCGCCTGCTGCAATTAAAAGCGCCGGATATCATCGTCCGCAACGAAAAGCGCATGCTCCAGGAAGCGGTGGACGCGCTCATCGATAACGGCCGCCGGGGCCGCCCGGTAACGGGCGCCGGCAACCGCGCGCTCAAATCTCTCTCGGATATGCTGCGCGGCAAGCAGGGCCGCTTCCGGCAGAACCTGCTGGGCAAGCGCGTCGACTATTCCGGCCGAAGCGTTATCGTCGTGGGCCCCGAGCTCAAGATGAGCCAGTGCGGCCTGCCCAAGGAGATGGCGCTGGAGCTGTTCAAGCCCTTCGTCATGAAAAAGCTGACGGATGAAGGCCTGGCGCACAATATCAAGAGCGCCAAGCGCATGGTGGAGAAAGTGCGTCCCGAGGTTTGGGATGTGCTGGAAGAAGTCATCAAGGGCCACCCCGTGCTCTTAAACCGCGCGCCGACGCTGCACCGCCTGGGCATCCAGGCATTCGAGCCCATGCTGGTGGAAGGCCGGGCCATCAAGCTGCATCCGCTGGCCTGCACCGCCTATAATGCCGACTTCGACGGCGACCAGATGGCTGTGCACGTCCCGCTTTCCGTGGAAGCCCAGAGCGAAGCGCGCTTCCTGATGCTGGCGGCCAACAACATCTTAAAACCGCAGGATGGCAAGCCTGTCGTCTCCCCGACGCAGGATATGGTCATCGGCTCGTACTACCTGACGATTCTAAAGCCCGGCGCCAAGGGCGAGGGCAGCGTGTTCGCTTCGCCGGATGAGGCAATCCTGGCCTACAATACGCACAATATCGATATGCAGGCCATCATCAAAGTCCGGGTAACGCGGGAAGTGAACGGCGAGCAGAAGACGGGCATCATCGAAACTTCCGCTGGCCGCATCATCTTCAACCAGGCCATCCCCCAGAACCTGGGGTATCTGGATCGCAGCATCCCGGGCAACGAACTGCAATACGAAGTCAACGAAGTCGTGGGCAAAAAGCAGCTGGGCAAGATCGTAGACTACTGCTTCTCCGCCCTTGGGGCGACGGAAACCAGCCATGTTCTGGATAAGATCAAGGCGCAGGGCTTCCACTATTCCACCATCGGCGCCATCACGGTTTCGGTTTCGGATATCAACATCCCGAAGGAGAAGAAGGAATACATCGCCGAGGCAGAGGCGCGCATCACCAAGATCGACCGGCAGTATCAGCGCGGCTTCCTCACAAACAAAGAGCGCAAGGAAAACGCCGTCAACGTCTGGACCGAGACGACCAACAAGGTTACGGCGGCGCTGGAATCCAATCTGGACGATTTCAACCCCATCAACATGATGGCCAGATCCGGCGCCCGCGGCAGCATCAACCAGATCCGCCAGCTGGCCGGCATGCGCGGCCTGATGGCAGACCCTTCCGGCGAGATCATCGAGGTTCCCATTCGCGCGAACTTCCGCGAAGGTCTGACGGTTCTGGAGTTCTTCATCTCCTCCCACGGCGCCAGAAAGGGCCTTGCCGATACCGCTCTTAGAACGGCAGACTCGGGCTACCTGACCAGAAGACTTGTCGACGTTTCGCACAACGTCATCGTCCGGGAGGACGACTGCTTCGCCCGCCTGGGCGAGGAAGTCCAGGGCATGTGGGTTTCGGATCTGTATAGCGGCGGCAACGTGGTCGAGCCGCTGGCAGACCGCATCCGCGGCCGCGTCTCGGTGGATGAAATCCGCGATCCCGCAACGGGCGAAGTCATCGTAGGCAAAAACGCCCCCATCGATGCGATTCAGGCAGATAGAATCGTCAAGGCGGGCATCAAGAAAGTGCAGATCCGCACGATCCTCACCTGCAAGAGCGAGCACGGCGTCTGCGCCAAGTGCTACGGCGCCAATATGGCGACCGGCCTTCCCGTGGATATCGGCGAGGCCGTGGGCGTCATCGCGGCGCAGTCCATCGGCGAGCCGGGCACGCAGCTGACCATGAGAACCTTCCATACGGGCGGCGTCGCCACGGCAGACGATATCACCCAAGGTCTGCCGCGTGTCGAAGAGCTGTTCGAGGCCAGAAAGCCCAGAGGCCAGGCCGTCATCTCGGAAGTGGGCGGCACGGTATCCGTCAGCGACGTCAAGAAGAAGCGGGAAGTGTTCGTTACCCCCGAGCACGGCGAGACTGCCGTCTATACCATCCCCTACGGCTCCCGCATGGCCGTGCAGGATGGAGACGTCATCGAGGCGGGCGATTCGCTCACCGAAGGTTCCATCAACCCGGCGGATATCCTGAAAATCAAGGGCATCAAGGGCGTGCAGAGCTATCTGCTCAGCGAGGTGCAGATGGTCTACCGCATGCAGGGCGTTGAGATTTCGGATAAACACCTGGAAGTCATCATCCGCCAGATGCTCAGAAAGTGCAAGATAGACGATGCCGGCGATACAGACCTGCTCACAGGCGAAACTGTGGATATTTTCCGCTTCGAGGCGGAAAACGAGCGCATGGCGCGGGAAGGCGGCCGCCCGGCGGTTGCTTCCAGAATCCTGCTCGGCATCACCAAGGCCGCCCTCTCGACGGAATCCTTCCTCTCGGCCGCTTCCTTCCAGGAGACGACCCGGGTGCTGACGGATGCCGCCATCAAGGGCAAGGTGGATAGCCTCTCCGGCCTCAAGGAGAATATCATCATCGGCAAGCTCATCCCCGCGGGCACGGGCCTCAAGCGCTATAAGAACATCGAGGCCGTCAAGAATGTCCCGAATGAGCAGATTGCCGGCCAGCTTTCCGGGGCGGAAGCGCCGCAGGAAGAGCTGGCATAG
- the rpsL gene encoding 30S ribosomal protein S12, whose product MPTINQLIKKGRKTIEDKSKSPILQQCPQKRGVCTAVRTMTPKKPNSALRKIARVHLVNGMEGTVYIPGIGHNLQEHSVVLIRGGRVKDLPGVRYHIIRGTLDAAGVSNRKQSRSLYGAKKPKN is encoded by the coding sequence ATGCCTACGATTAACCAGCTGATCAAAAAAGGAAGAAAAACGATTGAAGATAAAAGCAAATCGCCGATTCTGCAGCAGTGCCCGCAAAAGCGCGGCGTCTGCACCGCAGTGCGTACGATGACGCCCAAGAAGCCGAACTCGGCGCTGCGCAAAATCGCCCGTGTCCACCTTGTAAACGGCATGGAAGGTACGGTCTATATCCCCGGCATCGGCCATAACCTGCAGGAGCACTCCGTTGTCCTCATCCGCGGCGGCAGAGTGAAGGATCTGCCTGGTGTGCGCTATCACATCATCCGCGGCACGCTGGATGCAGCAGGCGTCAGCAACCGCAAGCAGAGCCGCAGCCTGTACGGCGCCAAGAAGCCCAAGAACTAA
- a CDS encoding C-GCAxxG-C-C family protein, giving the protein MSKTAQTKSQKAKQLFIEEKYNCAQAVACAFCQELGLEQAKARALASCFGGGMGRLREVCGAVSGALLVLGAAGGDYDPADRAAKAAQYGRVQEFARRFREKNGSIVCREMLGLRAGQQDAPAPSARTKAYYAGRPCAEIVASAAEILQQMLEEQGE; this is encoded by the coding sequence ATGAGTAAAACGGCGCAAACCAAATCGCAGAAAGCGAAACAGCTTTTTATAGAGGAGAAGTATAACTGCGCCCAGGCCGTGGCCTGTGCCTTCTGCCAGGAGCTGGGGCTGGAGCAGGCCAAAGCCCGGGCGCTGGCCTCCTGCTTTGGCGGAGGCATGGGGCGGCTGAGAGAGGTCTGCGGGGCGGTCTCGGGGGCGCTTCTGGTGCTGGGCGCGGCAGGCGGGGATTACGACCCGGCCGACCGCGCGGCCAAAGCGGCGCAGTATGGGCGGGTGCAGGAATTTGCCCGGCGCTTCCGCGAAAAAAACGGCAGCATCGTCTGCCGGGAGATGCTGGGCCTGCGGGCAGGGCAGCAGGATGCCCCAGCTCCCAGCGCGCGCACCAAGGCCTATTATGCCGGCCGGCCCTGCGCGGAAATCGTGGCCAGCGCGGCGGAAATTTTACAGCAGATGCTGGAGGAGCAGGGCGAGTAG
- a CDS encoding DUF1573 domain-containing protein, with amino-acid sequence MAINLNDIMAEDFQIVVEEYVDRNKNLLDTMSKYQTAAGRLNRAVTKAATQCGCISLSGKKREGQAKTNVSGKLCKNCREAIEKEMGDVLFYHAAMCNALGLSIYDVMLKEKQTLFALGDYSLK; translated from the coding sequence TTGGCTATCAATTTAAACGATATTATGGCGGAAGATTTTCAGATCGTCGTCGAAGAATATGTGGACCGCAATAAGAACCTGCTGGACACCATGAGCAAATACCAGACTGCCGCCGGCCGGCTCAACCGCGCCGTCACCAAGGCGGCAACGCAGTGCGGCTGCATCTCGCTTTCGGGCAAGAAGCGGGAGGGCCAGGCCAAGACCAACGTCTCGGGCAAGCTCTGCAAAAACTGCCGGGAGGCCATCGAAAAGGAGATGGGCGACGTGCTCTTCTACCACGCCGCCATGTGCAACGCCCTCGGGCTCTCGATTTACGACGTCATGCTCAAGGAAAAGCAGACGCTCTTCGCCCTGGGGGATTACTCGCTCAAATAA
- the rpoB gene encoding DNA-directed RNA polymerase subunit beta: protein MVHEVKAGLSTRQSFSKIKEVLEVPDLIEIQKDSYERFLREGLKEVLSDISPITDYSETLVLEFVDYRILETPKYDVEECKERDVNYAAPLKVSVRLINKETGEVNVQEVFMGDFPLMTERGTFIINGAERVIVSQLVRSPGVYFDTAKDKTGKDLFSSTVIPNRGAWLEFETDSNDIMWVRADRTRKLPATVLVRAMGLGTDEEIRAFFGEDEVLEATFKKDTAVSQEDGLLEIYRRLRPGEPPTVESASQLVQSLFFDPKRYDLARVGRYKFNKKLSLAHRIENQTAAENIINAETGEALVMAGEKISQETARQIQNAGINSVKLAMGEETAVVIGNHFVDAAAYLPFDPLLAELNEQVYYPALKEILDENLGEEELKARLISAHSALIPKHIMVEDMFAAFSYMLGLRFGLGETDDIDHLGNRRVRSVGELLQNQLRVGLSRLERVVRERMSIQDLEHATPSALINIRPVTAAVKEFFGSSQLSQFMDQTNPLAELTHKRRLSALGPGGLNRDRASFEVRDVHHSHYGRMCPIESPEGPNIGLISSLSTYARVNEYGFIETPYRVVDKQTGCVTSEIRYMTADEEDKYVIAQANEPIDAQGHFVSARITCRDLDKFVEVSPDHVDFMDVSPKQLISVGTGMIPFLENDDANRALMGSNMQRQAVPLLIPESPIVGTGIEGKAAYDSGVLVKSKQNGFVKSVSADRIEVQDTEGEVHTYKLIKYSRSNQGTCINQLPLVHKGQPVSVGDVLADGPSTQKGEIALGKNILMGFMTWEGYNYEDAVLISERLVKDDVFTSIHIEEYEAQARDTKLGPEEITRDIPNVGAEALKDLDASGIIRIGAEVRSGDILVGKVTPKGETELTAEERLLRAIFGEKAREVRDTSLRVPHGEAGIVVDVKIFTREDKDELTAGVNKLVRVYIAQKRKISVGDKIAGRHGNKGVISRVLPVEDMPFLPDGTPLDIVLNPLGVPSRMNIGQVLEVHLGRAAKAQGWKIATPVFDGASEEDIEELLAASGLSPDGKTVLYDGRSGEPFENRVTVGYMYILKLHHLVDDKIHARSTGPYSLVTQQPLGGKAQFGGQRFGEMEVWALEAYGAANTLQEILTVKSDDIVGRVKTYEAIVKGENIPEPMVPESFKVLIKELQSLCLDVKVLGEGNEELEIRESDGDDVQLDVNIEGNEDEKGAPSGQEDPLDDLSLDDIDFQSLGSILDDADEGDMEDDDLDEEPTEDDLLSSILDTDLEEEDLDDLLPALDGDDLDFSDDE, encoded by the coding sequence ATGGTGCATGAGGTCAAGGCAGGGCTCTCCACGCGGCAGAGCTTTTCCAAAATCAAAGAGGTTTTGGAAGTGCCGGATCTCATCGAGATCCAGAAGGATTCCTATGAGCGGTTTCTGCGCGAGGGCCTCAAAGAGGTTCTGAGCGACATTTCCCCGATCACAGATTATTCCGAAACCCTAGTTTTGGAGTTTGTGGACTACCGCATCCTGGAAACGCCTAAATACGATGTGGAGGAATGCAAGGAGCGGGACGTCAACTACGCCGCGCCGCTCAAAGTCAGCGTCCGCCTCATCAATAAGGAGACGGGCGAAGTCAACGTCCAGGAAGTGTTCATGGGCGATTTCCCGCTGATGACCGAGCGGGGCACGTTCATCATCAACGGCGCAGAGCGCGTCATCGTCAGCCAGCTGGTCAGAAGCCCGGGCGTCTATTTCGATACCGCCAAGGATAAGACGGGCAAAGATCTCTTCAGCTCCACCGTCATCCCAAACCGCGGCGCGTGGCTGGAGTTCGAGACGGATTCCAACGATATCATGTGGGTCCGGGCAGACCGCACGAGAAAGCTGCCGGCGACCGTTCTGGTCCGGGCCATGGGCCTTGGGACGGACGAGGAGATCCGCGCTTTCTTCGGCGAGGACGAAGTGCTGGAGGCGACGTTTAAGAAGGATACCGCCGTTTCCCAGGAAGACGGCCTTTTAGAGATCTACCGCCGTCTGCGCCCGGGCGAGCCGCCCACAGTCGAGAGCGCGAGCCAGCTTGTGCAGTCCCTTTTCTTCGATCCCAAGCGGTATGACCTGGCGCGGGTAGGCCGCTATAAATTCAATAAGAAACTTTCGCTGGCGCATCGGATTGAGAATCAGACCGCCGCGGAGAATATCATCAATGCCGAGACGGGCGAAGCGCTGGTCATGGCAGGCGAGAAGATTTCCCAGGAAACCGCGCGGCAGATTCAGAACGCCGGCATCAATTCCGTCAAGCTGGCCATGGGCGAGGAGACGGCAGTCGTCATCGGCAACCACTTTGTGGACGCCGCGGCTTATCTGCCCTTCGATCCCCTGCTGGCCGAGCTCAATGAGCAGGTCTACTACCCGGCGCTTAAGGAAATTCTGGACGAAAACCTGGGCGAAGAGGAGCTCAAAGCGCGCCTGATTTCCGCGCACAGCGCCCTCATCCCCAAGCACATCATGGTGGAAGATATGTTCGCCGCCTTCAGCTATATGCTGGGCCTGCGCTTTGGCCTGGGCGAGACGGACGATATCGACCATCTGGGCAACCGCCGCGTCCGCTCTGTGGGCGAGCTGCTGCAAAACCAGCTGCGCGTCGGCCTCTCCCGGCTGGAGAGAGTCGTCAGAGAGCGCATGTCCATCCAGGATCTCGAGCATGCGACGCCTTCGGCGCTCATCAATATCCGCCCGGTAACGGCGGCAGTCAAGGAGTTCTTCGGTTCCTCCCAGCTCTCCCAGTTCATGGACCAGACCAACCCGCTGGCCGAGCTGACGCACAAGCGCCGTCTTTCGGCTCTGGGCCCGGGCGGCCTCAATCGCGACCGCGCCAGCTTCGAAGTGCGCGACGTACACCACTCGCACTACGGCAGAATGTGCCCGATCGAATCGCCGGAAGGCCCGAATATCGGCCTGATCAGCTCGCTGTCGACGTACGCGCGGGTCAACGAATACGGCTTTATCGAGACGCCGTACCGCGTCGTGGATAAGCAGACGGGCTGCGTCACCAGCGAAATCCGCTATATGACGGCAGACGAAGAGGATAAATACGTCATCGCCCAGGCAAACGAGCCCATCGATGCCCAGGGCCATTTCGTCAGCGCCCGCATCACCTGCCGCGACCTGGATAAATTCGTGGAAGTTTCCCCGGATCATGTGGACTTTATGGACGTTTCGCCCAAGCAGCTCATTTCCGTGGGCACGGGCATGATCCCCTTCCTGGAAAACGACGACGCCAACCGCGCGCTCATGGGCTCCAACATGCAGCGCCAGGCAGTTCCGCTGCTCATTCCCGAATCCCCCATCGTGGGCACGGGCATCGAGGGCAAAGCGGCCTACGACTCGGGCGTGCTCGTCAAGAGCAAGCAGAATGGCTTTGTAAAGAGCGTCTCTGCAGACCGCATCGAGGTTCAGGATACCGAGGGCGAGGTCCATACCTATAAACTCATCAAATACTCCCGCTCCAACCAGGGTACCTGCATCAACCAGCTGCCCCTGGTGCATAAAGGCCAGCCGGTTTCGGTGGGCGATGTGCTGGCAGACGGCCCCTCCACGCAGAAGGGCGAGATCGCGCTGGGCAAAAACATCCTCATGGGCTTTATGACGTGGGAAGGCTATAACTACGAGGACGCTGTGCTCATCTCCGAGCGCCTGGTCAAAGACGACGTCTTCACCTCCATCCATATTGAGGAATACGAGGCGCAGGCCCGGGATACCAAGCTTGGGCCGGAAGAGATCACCCGGGATATTCCCAACGTCGGCGCAGAGGCGCTCAAAGATCTGGATGCCTCGGGCATCATCCGCATTGGCGCGGAAGTGCGCAGCGGCGATATTCTGGTGGGCAAAGTAACGCCCAAGGGCGAGACCGAGCTGACGGCGGAAGAGCGCCTGCTCCGGGCTATCTTTGGCGAGAAGGCCAGAGAAGTGCGCGATACCTCCCTGCGCGTGCCGCACGGCGAGGCGGGCATCGTGGTGGACGTCAAGATTTTCACCAGAGAGGATAAGGATGAGCTGACGGCCGGCGTCAACAAGCTGGTGCGCGTGTATATCGCCCAGAAACGCAAAATCTCGGTGGGCGACAAGATCGCAGGCCGCCACGGCAACAAGGGTGTCATCTCCCGGGTGCTCCCGGTGGAGGATATGCCCTTCCTGCCGGATGGCACGCCGCTGGATATCGTGCTAAACCCGCTGGGCGTTCCTTCGCGTATGAATATCGGGCAGGTGCTGGAAGTGCATCTGGGCCGTGCGGCAAAAGCCCAGGGCTGGAAAATCGCAACCCCCGTTTTCGACGGCGCCTCCGAGGAGGATATCGAGGAGCTGCTGGCCGCCTCCGGCCTCTCGCCGGACGGCAAAACCGTGCTCTACGACGGCAGATCCGGCGAACCCTTTGAGAACCGCGTAACCGTCGGCTATATGTATATCTTAAAGCTGCACCACCTGGTAGACGACAAGATCCACGCCCGTTCTACCGGCCCCTACTCCCTGGTTACCCAGCAGCCGCTGGGCGGCAAGGCGCAGTTCGGCGGCCAGCGCTTCGGCGAGATGGAAGTCTGGGCGCTGGAAGCTTACGGCGCCGCCAATACCCTGCAGGAGATTCTCACCGTCAAGTCCGACGATATCGTCGGCCGCGTCAAGACGTATGAGGCCATCGTCAAGGGCGAGAATATCCCCGAGCCCATGGTGCCCGAATCCTTCAAAGTGCTCATCAAGGAACTGCAAAGCCTGTGCCTGGATGTCAAAGTGCTGGGCGAGGGCAACGAGGAGCTGGAAATCCGCGAATCCGACGGCGACGACGTCCAGCTGGATGTCAACATCGAGGGCAACGAGGATGAGAAGGGCGCGCCTTCCGGCCAGGAAGATCCGCTGGACGACCTCAGTCTGGACGATATCGACTTCCAGAGCCTCGGCTCCATTCTGGACGATGCCGACGAGGGCGACATGGAAGACGACGACTTGGATGAAGAGCCGACGGAAGACGACCTGCTCTCCAGCATCCTGGATACCGACCTGGAGGAGGAAGATCTCGACGATCTCCTGCCCGCGCTGGATGGAGACGACCTGGACTTTTCGGACGACGAATAG
- a CDS encoding PIN domain-containing protein: MKNLLRTAVAIAGIAIGPSLVVAAFEFIDNFAHINLYELMHPWASVAILVISAIVFGVLFLLLSRPIADEIVRGCTQLSRHISRAPAKTIVVGTVGLLVGLLVAFLLSWPLDKLQIPWIVMTVNIILYVVCAYLGVSIAIKTGEKLHLRGEETGGAQSQPAPGPKILDTSVIIDGRIFDICKTGILEGKIVIPEFVLSELRHVADSADALRRGKGRRGLDILGKIQRELEIPVEISRTDWEDLSEADAKLLRLARELGGKIVTNDFNLNKVAAVQGIPVLNINELAGAVRPVLLPGEVITVRVIKEGKDAAQGVAYLDDGTMVVVENGGGRIGEQFAVTVTSALQTAAGRMIFARDEQA; the protein is encoded by the coding sequence GTGAAAAACCTTCTGAGAACCGCTGTCGCGATTGCCGGCATTGCCATCGGGCCCAGCCTTGTGGTGGCGGCGTTTGAGTTTATCGATAATTTTGCGCATATCAACCTCTATGAGCTGATGCATCCGTGGGCCAGCGTGGCCATTTTGGTGATCAGCGCCATCGTGTTTGGCGTGTTGTTTCTGCTGCTTTCCCGGCCGATCGCGGATGAAATCGTGCGCGGCTGTACGCAGCTCTCCCGGCATATCTCGAGGGCCCCGGCCAAAACCATCGTCGTGGGCACGGTGGGGCTGCTGGTCGGCCTGCTGGTGGCGTTTCTGCTCTCCTGGCCGCTAGACAAACTGCAAATCCCCTGGATCGTCATGACGGTCAATATCATCCTCTATGTGGTCTGCGCTTATCTGGGCGTGAGCATCGCGATCAAAACCGGGGAAAAACTGCATCTGCGCGGGGAAGAGACGGGCGGCGCGCAGAGCCAGCCGGCGCCCGGCCCGAAAATTCTGGATACCAGCGTCATCATCGACGGCCGCATTTTCGATATCTGCAAAACCGGCATCCTGGAAGGAAAAATCGTCATCCCGGAATTCGTGCTATCCGAGCTGCGCCATGTGGCGGATTCGGCAGACGCCCTGCGCCGCGGCAAGGGCAGAAGGGGCCTGGATATTCTGGGGAAAATACAGCGGGAGCTGGAAATTCCCGTGGAAATCTCCCGGACGGACTGGGAAGACCTCTCCGAGGCGGATGCCAAGCTGCTGCGGCTGGCCAGGGAACTAGGCGGCAAGATTGTAACCAACGATTTTAACCTCAATAAGGTGGCGGCGGTGCAGGGCATCCCTGTGCTCAATATCAACGAGCTGGCCGGCGCCGTCCGGCCCGTGCTGCTGCCCGGCGAGGTCATCACCGTGCGCGTCATCAAAGAGGGGAAGGATGCCGCCCAGGGCGTCGCCTATCTGGACGACGGCACCATGGTCGTGGTGGAAAACGGCGGCGGGCGCATTGGCGAACAGTTCGCCGTAACCGTAACCAGCGCACTGCAAACCGCAGCCGGCCGCATGATCTTCGCCAGAGACGAACAAGCATAA